The following are encoded together in the Plasmodium vinckei vinckei genome assembly, chromosome: PVVCY_12 genome:
- a CDS encoding GDP-L-fucose synthase, putative, whose protein sequence is MSRTCIITGGTGLLGNSFREMVKSENKDFIETENEIIINSNDKNVIKKYVFLSSKMCNLKNYDETKNFFEKNKFTDIIHFAAHVGGLYANKNNNLQFLLNNLDINLNIVKVCHKYSITRGIFTLSTCIFPEKCDLPLIEENVHNGRCHLSNEGYSTSKRVLEILVRYYREKYNYQWMCIIPTNIYGKYDNFNLENAHVIPSIIHKIYLAKVNNTNVKLMGDGSAIRQFIYNRDISNILYYILNIYYSHNLTIIKDNIYNVILSTNLPSNELSIKELANKIKHYMKFNNEILFDDTQDNGIHKKTACNDKLLSIINSSFSFTDIDKGLKETIDWFNTEYKNIRK, encoded by the exons atgtCAAGAACATGTATAATTACTGGTGGTACCGGTTTATTGGGAAATAGTTTTCGGGAAATGGTAAAGAGTGAAAACAAAGATTTCATTGAAACTGAAAATGAAATCATTATAAATtctaatgataaaaatgtaattaaaaaatacgtttttttaagttctaaaatgtgtaatttaaaaaattatgatgaaacgaaaaatttttttgaaaaaaataagtttactgatataatacattttgCAGCCCATGTGGGAGGTTTATATgcgaataaaaataacaatttacaatttttgttaaataatttagatattaatttaaatatagtcAAAGTTTGTCACAAATATTCG ATAACTAGAGGTATATTTACACTATCCACGTGTATTTTCCCTGAAAAATGTGATTTACCATTAATTGAAGAAAATGTTCATAATGGGAGGTGTCATTTAAGTAATGAAGGTTATAGTACATCGAAAAGAGTTTTAGAAATATTGGTTCGGTATTATAGGgaaaaatacaattatCAATGGATGTGTATAATACctacaaatatatacgGCAAATATGATAACTTTAACTTAGAAAATGCTCATGTAATACCTTCTATTATTCATAAGATATATTTAGCAAAAG ttaataatacaaatgtAAAGCTTATGGGAGATGGTTCAGCTATTCGACAATTTATTTACAATAGAGATATAAGCAATATTTTGTACTATATTctcaatatttattattcacATAATTTAACTATTATTAAggataatatttataatgttaTTCTCTCCACGAATTTACCTTCAAATG AATTAAGTATTAAAGAGCTGGCgaacaaaataaagcaTTACATGAAATTTAATAACGAAATATTG tTTGATGATACGCAAGACAATGGGATTCACAAGAAG ACGGCGTGCAACGATAAACTATTGTCCATAATAAATAGCTCTTTCTCATTTACTGATATAGATAAAG GTTTAAAAGAAACTATTGATTGGTTCAATactgaatataaaaatataagaaaataa
- a CDS encoding male gamete fusion factor HAP2, putative has translation MRNKLINLRSKRIYKLIILLIFCIILKYYKWCDFKNKVFFIQLVYSFAKKSVCTSSSDDSTCHTVTFGELDVSNNSVVRLKVMRKGGKGYFLTIRRDYVTVSYYLKYVKDIPLEFREVIDIFNNHKFEQYTQEQIDKYTYACNVRKIEDIDKYDEKNPTNFHEYTRGEACRCQSYNYFKDDEFIKRAKLKCIYFNMLFTESATVYSRHCPIMDSMHFAVYEIEYPPIFNTTVNITIEEYYYNDVASVLNNKSDLVTKEKKYQLNDSITEIRDDYFDLWLFLKGETHGKRTLINLSNEYIVIPSSPINNKDVIASDITKNCGLSHDSPLLKGCNYSNICDTMHPCLRKAMMLPKYMFDLSGKTCGKLGVSLNTWRKSEGNFCGSEAGHCISNNLKKYYDIHNSASIKDGVSLSKYKIKNIYNSEPQTKIYESYKMPNHLKDKVKNNKNAQIDENDFDNSIFYKPNVAAHAQFIDYKYNGNHSVEIKFETDAIEVYEIRPVSIATITHVTIPNECASSNSNSNECVLITHVWNSSKFIGSNFSCSITCTNKETGQMASHINPIAPVRAFIGPNKNYAFYFIIKFLINKEITTLCKAIIKDSNGKECSTEEFELQSKESVHVVETEVDGGTEEVVIIEQHTPSPDIKNPDEYACNCTINLLCYVINFKTCSNYYINLIKTLIGKFAIIAILIILAPALIPLLPFILNFFFLFISTILKLYQSIINTLGKISIRNNDKHIVYKKKIHDMKTNYLSASSHSSLSDSSSIHSNNSVSSMRKNKKKFDTGNISSYAKQKKGNKKVKPKEPNRK, from the exons atgcGAAATAAATTGATAAATTTAAGATCGAAACGTATATATAAGTTGATTATTTTGTTGATTTTTTGTATCATTTTAAAGTATTATAAATGGTGTgactttaaaaataaagttttttttattcaattAGTGTATTCttttgcaaaaaaaagtgtCTGTACTTCATCATCAGATGATTCAACATGTCATACAGTAACTTTCGGTGAATTGGACGTTTCTAATAATTCG GTAGTAAGATTGAAAGTGATGAGAAAAGGAGGAAAAGGATATTTCCTAACAATTCGAAGGGATTATGTAACTGTctcatattatttgaaatatGTGAAGGACATTCCTTTAGAATTCAGAGAAGttatagatatatttaataatcaTAAATTTGAACAATATACACAAGAACAAAtagataaatatacatatgcatgTAATGTACGTAAAATTGAAGATATAgataaatatgatgaaaaaaaccCAACTAATTTTCATGAATATACACGAGGAGAAGCATGTAGATGTCAATCATATAATTACTTTAAAGATgatgaatttataaaaagagcaaaattaaaatgtatttattttaatatgctATTTACTGAATCAGCGACAGTATATAGTAGGCATTGCCCTATTATGGATTCAATGCATTTTGCAGTTTATGAAATAGAATATCCACCAATATTTAATACAACTGTTAATATAACAATAGaagaatattattacaatgATGTAGCGTCTGttttaaacaataaatCAGATTTAGttacaaaagaaaaaaaatatcaattAAATGATAGTATAACAGAAATAAGAGatgattattttgatttatggttatttttaaaaggtGAAACACATGGAAAAAGAACCCTCATTAATTTATCAAACGAGTATATTGTTATTCCATCATCAcctattaataataaagatgtTATAGCTAGtgatataacaaaaaattgtgGACTATCACATGATTCACCGTTATTAAAAGGCTGtaattattcaaatatatgCGATACTATGCACCCATGTTTACGAAAAGCTATGATGCTaccaaaatatatgtttgaTTTAAGTGGTAAAACATGTGGTAAGTTAGGTGTATCTTTAAATACTTGGAGAAAATCAGAAGGGAACTTTTGTGGATCAGAAGCTGGACATTGTATATCAAATAAtctcaaaaaatattatgatatcCATAACTCTGCATCTATAAAAGATGGTGTTTCTCTTTCaaagtataaaataaaaaatatatataattctgAACCACAAACTAAGATATATGAATCCTATAAGATGCCCAATCatttaaaagataaagttaagaataataaaaatgcacaaatagatgaaaatgattttgataatagcattttttataaaccaAATGTAGCTGCACATGCCCAATTCATTgattacaaatataatggAAATCATAGtgtagaaataaaatttgaaacAGATGCTATAGAAGTATATGAAATAAGACCTGTTTCCATTGCAACTATTACTCATGTTACTATACCAAATGAGTGTGCATCTAGTAATTCAAATTCAAATGAATGTGTTCTTATTACACATGTATGGAATAGTAGTAAATTCATAGGGTCAAATTTCTCTTGTTCAATTACATGTACAAATAAAGAAACTGGCCAAATGGCTAGTCACATTAACCCTATCGCACCAGTGCGTGCATTTATTGGACCAAATAAAAACTatgctttttattttataataaaatttttaatcaaTAAAGAAATTACAACATTGTGCAAAGCTATTATAAAAGATTCCAATGGGAAAGAATGCTCTACAGAAGAATTCGAATTACAATCAAAAGAGAGTGTACATGTTGTTGAGACAGAAGTAGATGGAGGAACAGAGGAAGTAGTAATAATAGAACAGCATACACCATCACCTGATATTAAAAATCCGGATGAATATGCATGTAATTGTactattaatttattatgttatgtaattaattttaaaacatgttctaattattatataaatttaattaaaaccCTAATTGGTAAATTTGCTATTATAgctatattaattatattagcCCCTGCCTTAATACCTCTTCTACCATTCATTTtgaatttcttttttctttttatatctactatacttaaattatatcaatCTATTATAAACACATTAGGGAAAATAAGCATACGAAACAATGACAAACatattgtttataaaaaaaaaattcatgaCATGAAAACCAACTATCTATCTGCTTCTTCACATTCATCACTATCTGATTCAAGCAGTATACATTCCAATAATTCAGTATCATCgatgagaaaaaataaaaaaaaattcgatACAGGTAATATATCAAGCTAtgcaaaacaaaaaaaagggaataAAAAGGTTAAACCAAAAGAGCCAAAtcgaaaataa